The nucleotide sequence GATAGCACCTACTCTCATTTCTCAGATGTTCCCTACGGCGCGTGGTACTGGCCCGTTGTGGAAGGGGCGTGGGCGGCCAACGTCGTCCATGGGGTGGGGGGCGGGCAATTTGCTCCAGACGCCCAGATCGAGCGCCAGGACATGGCTGCTTTGCTGATCAACGCCCTGCGGCTGAGCGGGGTGGACCCGGGAAAGGACGTTTTGCAGCCCTTCGGGGATGCGGGGCAGCTGAGTACATACGCGGTGGTGCCGGTGGCGATGGCGGTGAAGGTGGGCGTTGTCTCCGGGGATGACAAACGGCTTCTTCATCCCAAGGATCCGGCGAGCCGGGCGGATGCGGCGGCGATGATCGACAAGGCGTTGCAGATCCCCCCCGATCAACTCCAGGCGTGGCAAACTCGAACCATTCAGCAACTTCAAGCGGTTCCTCAGCAGGTTAAGTTGTCGCTGGGTCAAACGCAAAAGATCGTGGCTCTGGCCCTGCGCCAGGACGGTGAGGCCATCCCTGTCAGCGTGGACTGGCAGGTGGAGGGAAACGTCGGAACGATCCAAGGGGGAGAATTGCAGGCGAAACAGGCCGGCAGCGGTACAGTCATCGGCACCTTGACCACAGCGGATGGGCGGACATTGACCACCAAGATTCCCGTGACTGTGGACGCCTCGGTGCCGGTGCAGGTGGAACTGGCCGTCACCCCTTCCGTTAGTTTGGTGCCTGGGGGACAAGCCCATATCCAGGTGACGCTGCGCGACCCGGCCGGACAGTTGGTTCCAGGGGAAGTAGATTTGAACGTCAGTGTCTCGGACCCCTCCAAGGGTCATCTCGACACGACAAAAGCTGTCGTCACCGGAGGCATCGGGGATCTGGGCACGTTCACCGCGGGCCCCCAGTACGGACCGGTCCAGGTTCGCGCGGATATTGCGACCCAGGGGTGGAAGGGGTCCGGACAGGTGACACTGAATGTGGTTAAAGTGCAAAACCCAGTCAACGGCAAGGGCATCTGGGGAACTTGGGTGGAATGGGGAACCTCCGGTTATGACCCCGACCGCATTGTGCAAACGTCGAAACAGGCGGGGGCTAAATATATCTACCTCATTGTCCGGAATCAGCCTGGCGAAGGGACGATCCGTCCCGAGTCCAAGGCAATGCTTGACGCCATCGTTCCCAGAGCCCATGCCGCCGGGATACCCGTGATCGGGGTGGTGTACCTCGTGGACGATCCGGCCCTGGATTCCGGCCGAATGTTGACAGTGGCCAAATACGCCACACCCACCGGGGAACGGGTGGATGGCCTTGCGGCCGACATCGAGGAGAGCCCGACTTCAGAGTCCATCAGCGGCACCATGATACCGGTCCGTCAGGCTCTTGGTCCCGACTACCCGATTATCGCCGTGACCTATCCGCCTCATATTAGTTCGGCGTGGCAGCGGTCGGCGACGTACCCGTGGAGCACCTTCGGTCAATATTTTACAATGATCAGCATCATGGACTACTGGCATTACGAAGATCGAGCGTACACCGCGGACGAAGTGCGGAATGAAATCTACAACGAAGCGAAAGCGGCCGCCGCTCTGACCGGTCGGCCCGTGGAGGTGATCGGACAAGCGTACCGCATGAACACCGCCTCGGGAAAACCCTTTGCCACGGTGCCCACCGGTGAAGAGATCACCGCGGCCATGCAGGCGGCGAAAGATGCCGGGGCGTCGGCATTTTCCCTGTATCGCTGGGATACGGCTACGCCCGAGGAACTGAGCGCATTTCATAATTTCTCCTGGTGAGCCGGGCCGCGCAAGCTTCCCCCCGGGATCGGTGATACTGAGAGAGAATCGGTTCATCGATATCCCAGGGGAGGGACGTTGCGTGATAAAACCTCGTTTGCTGGCCGTTGGCGCGGCCCTGCTGGTGGCGGGTCTCGGGACGTCGGTGTCGGCGTTGGCGGCGGAAGGGCCGCAATTCACGGCACCGGTCCACGGCCGGGCTCAGTGGGACATTGACTGGGATGAAGTGCACAGCAGCGTCCAGTTGACGGACGCGCAGAAAAAACAGCTCCGTGTGACCATTGAACAGGCGTACCAGCAAGCCCTCATGCCCCATGCGAAGATTACGGCGAAACAGGCTGGGGAAGCGGCCCTGAAGGCCGAGCCCAAGGGCATGGTCACCGAGGTCAAGCTTCACAGTGTTCACGGGAACGTCGTGTATCTGGTGCACATGAACCGCGAAGGGGCGCGATCCTTGGTGGTGGTCGACGCCGGCAACGGCAATGTGTTGGTGCACAAGACCATGATGAAGGCGCACGGCGACGATTGACAAACAAGGGTCCATTTGGGCCGGGCGCCCCCGGAAGGTTTTTGCCGCTGGGGGCGCCTTGGTTTTTGGACCTTTGAGTTCGTGCGAGATTGGCGAGGGGGATCACCATGAATGAAAAGAGAATTCCGCAGCGGATTTTGTTGGGACCTGGCCCGAGCGACTGTCATCCCGAGGTGCTGAAGGCCATGGCGACCCCCTTGGTGGGACATCTGGATCCGGTTTTCCTCGAACAGATGAACGAGACGATGCAACGGCTGAGAGAGGTGTTTCAAACCCGTTACCCGCTGACCCTGGCGATGTCCGGAACGGGCAGTGCGGGGATGGAAACGGTGTTTGTCAATGCCTTGGAACCCGGGGATCGGGTGGTAATCGGCATTTGCGGCGCCTTCGGGGAGCGGATGGTGGACGTCGCCTCCCGCACCGGTGCCGAAGTGATTCAGGTGCGGGCGCCCTGGGGGAGGACCGTCGATCCGGGTCAGATTCAGGAGGCTCTGAAAAATCACCCAGGAGTGAAAGCGGTGGCGGTGGTTCACGCCGAAACTTCGACGGGGGTTTTACAACCTCTGGAAGAGATCGGCAGGCTGGCGCGCGATCACGGGGCCCTGTTCTTGGTGGATGCGGTGACGTCGTTGGGCGGTGTTCCCGTGCCGGTGGAAGAGGCGGCGATCGACGCCTGTTACTCCGGAACGCAAAAATGTCTCAGCGCGCCTCCCGGGCTTTCACCGGCCACGTTTAGCCCCAAGTTCGAAGAAGCGTTGGAGCGCCGCAAGCGAAAAGTCCAGAGTTGGTATCTCGACTTGACGATGGTTCGCCAGTACTGGGGGAGCGAGCGTTTCTATCATCACACCGCCCCGATTACGATGATGTACGCCCTGCACGAGGCTTTGGGGTTGTTGTTGGAAGAGGGCTTAGAATCTGTATTCCGGCGGCACTGGGTGAATGGTCGGGCTCTTCAGGCGGGCCTTGAGGCAATGGGTCTCCAACTGTATGCCGACGCAGGGCATCGCCTGCCCCAGTTGACTTCGGTGTGGATCCCCGAAGGTGTGGAGGATACTTTGGTGCGCAACCGCCTGCTCAACGAGTACGGGATTGAGATCGGCGGGGGGCTTGGAGAGGTCAAGGGCCGGGTGTGGCGAATCGGTTTGCTCGGCCATTCCAGCCGACGGCGAAATGTCCTGCTCCTACTCAGTGCGCTGGAGCAGATTCTTCGGAGTGTGGGTTACTCGGTGGAATCGGGCATAGGCTGTCAGGCGGCGGAGGGCGCGTACCGGGATTTTTTGGCTAAGGAGTGAATTGGCTGCCGACACCTTTGCGCGGTTTTCGGCGTACCTGTATCGTAACAGGTTTCAAGTGAATCCCCCCGGGACATAACTGGTAAGGAACCTAGGAGAAGAGGGGGACCTCGCAGATGGACGATCTCCGCGTGGCCGCCGTGTTTCGCGCTTCAGCCCATCGGTCGACGGTGTATGAGCGGATGAAAACCTGGCGCGGTTCCGATGTGAGCACCGCGCTATCTCATACGCCCCAGGCGACCGTTTATACGGCCTGCAGTTCCACGGGGGTGGTGCGGGTCCGGGCGGAAGAGGACAACCTGTCCGGAAGTGCAAGCTTTTACGGTGAACCGGCGGCACTCGGCTGCAGCGGTTTGGTGACGGCCTGGCTCGACTTGCTCAAAACGGTGGAGGCCGGAGGCACCGCCTATGTGACGTGGAAAGGGCGCATCAGTCAGGTGCGCTTCAGCAGGGGTCTACTGTTTTGGGAAGCGGTGGGGCGAGTGGAATGGGATCAGCTGACCGACTGGGATTTACTGATTGAGAAGGAAACCTGGACAGGTCACGTGCACCGATATCTGGATCTCCTCGCCCAAGCCTTGGTGGTGCCAGACCCCGAGGCGCAGAAAAAGGCGGTAACAGAGTTGGCCCGGGCCCAGCAAAACCTCCAGCGGGTGAACCAGGAACTCTCCGCCAGGCGGGGCGCCCGCGTGGCGATTGGCCGCACCTCCGGCGGCCGGGGATGACGGAAACCGCCTGTCCATCCGATGCAAGCGGGGTGTCACTTTGTCCTTCGGACAGCCGAGTCTCGGACGGCTGTCTTTTTTCTTTGCGCCAACGCCCTTCGATCATGTCTTTTTTGCTATGATGGAGAGCGGGGGGAAGTGCGGTGCGTCATTCGGTGCTCGTTTTTATCTGTGCGCTGGAACCCCTGCGGGTGTTGTTGCTCAAGCGAACGGCGGAGCGGGGGGGATGGTGGCAACCGGTAACAGGGCACGTGGAGTCGGGGGAGCGGCCGGAGGAGGCGGCGGGGCGGGAAACCCGGGAGGAGACGGGGTGGATGCCGGACCGGTTGATCAGGACTCCATGGACGGCCCAGTTCGAGCATCTGGGGCAGACATATCGGCACACCGTCTGGATAGCTTGTTGCCCTCGCCCTTTCGTACCGCACCTGAGCAGCGAGCACACCGACAGCCGGTGGGTGGATCCCGGCAGGGCCGAAAAGATGCTTTTTTGGCCGGACAATCGAGAATTGTTGTTTCGCGTTACGGATTGGTTGGAGCGACAAAGGAGGATGGATGGTGGGATTACTTGACGGCAAGAAGGCATTGGTCATGGGGGTGGCCAACGACCGCAGTATCGCCTGGGCTATCGCCAAGGCCCTGGCGGACCAAGGGGCGGAACTGATCTTTACATACCAAGGGGAACGGCTGGAACGCCGGGTTCGGGAGTTGGCGGAGCAGATTCCGGGCTCGTTGTTATTTCCTTGCGATGTGAGCCGGGATGAGGACCTGGATGCGTTGAAGCTAGTTCTCGATCAACAGGTGGGCGCCCTTCACGTCCTGGTACACAGTATCGCCTTTGCGAAAACCGAGGAGCTCTCCGGGCTTTATGTGGATACCTCCCGGGAAGGATTCGCCATTGCCCAGGAGATCAGCGTCTACTCCTTGACGGCAGTGCTCCAGCGCCTGCGGGGGCTTTTGGCCAAAGAAGGCGGGAGTGTGATCACCATGACCTACATGGGTTCGGAGAGAGTCATGCCGAACTACAATGTGATGGGGGTGGCCAAGGCGGCCCTGGAATCCAGTGTGCGCTATCTGGCGGAGGATCTCGGCCCTGATGGGATTCGGGTGAACGCCATCTCGGCGGGTCCCATCCGCACCCTGTCCGCAAAGGGAATCAAAGATTTCAACAGCATTTTAAAAATCATCGAAGAAAAAGCGCCCTTGCGGAGGAATACCGACCCGGCGGAGGTGGGGGATACGGCGGTCTTCCTGGCCAGTTCTATGTCCCGGGGAATTACCGGGGAAATCATTCACGTCGATAACGGGTATCACATCATGGGGGTTTGAACGCCGGAGGGATTTGCTGACCGCCCCTGGAGGGGGCGGTCATCGACCAACTGAACATTGGAAGATCCCTGCTGTCAAAGTCGCGTTGGTCTGTGCTGTTTCATTTTTGCTATCACCTTCTATCAAACATTGACAGACTTGACAGCAAAACAGTTTACGCTCTCCGAGAGGCTGGCTGCTCCCCGAAGACCCGATTGGCGAGGCCCTGGGGCCGAGCATCTGGAGTCCCGCCCGAAACAGTACCATCCGGCCGTCCGCCGACCAGCGTCCGGCACCGACAGTTTCCAAACGGCGGGGTGGTCCCTCGACGCTTGCGCGTCTCCCACCGGCAGGACAGGGATCGCTTTCGCCAACCCGGAAGGCCGTTTTGCCGAACCCCCCAGGATCAGCCACCCGGCGGCGCTCCGCTTGCGCCTCATCGTCAAAGCCGTGTTCCGTGCGGCCTTCGCCAACCCCCGCACGCCCTCACGGTCTTTCTCCCGCCCGGCCTGTCCCTGTCCCGTCTTCCCGGGAACATCCCGGGAACTCTGATTCATTCATGCGTGGTTCTCCCAGTAGCGCTTCAGCAAAATTCTTTTGACTTCTTTGTGTGGGGTGTACTTTGTGATCTCCTGGTCGCGAAGACGCCCCTTCACATTGGTCGCCGCCACATGGTCCGCATCTCCTTCATATCCGCACTTTTGGCACCGGAACGAATCGCCGTTGCGGTTCTTGCCGTCCACCCAGCCGCATCCGGGACAGGGACAGGTCTGGCTCGTATACGCGGCGTTCACCGGTCCCGGATCGGTTATGCAATAAACATGGCACAAGTATTCCAGTCGCTCCCGGATCGCCTGCCGTTGCCACTGGCTCACCTTGCGGGACAGCCCCTTGTTCCTCGCCTTCCCCCGCAGGTGGGACAAATCTTCGTAGGCGATCACCCTCGGCCGGCGTTCCCGAAAAAACGCCCGAAACGCCCGGTTGATCTCGTTCTCGCACCACGCCCGGTACCGCCTGTGTCGCTTGTGCTGTTTCACCAGCCCCAGGTTGTGCCGACGAATTCGCCTGGCCTTTCCCGGGTCCCGCTCCCGGTTTTTGCGATACAACGCCCACAGCTTCTGGCGTTTCCGTCCTTTGTCCAGCACGTGGTCCGACATCTCTTGCAGGGCCTGGCCGTACTCCGGCCGATACTTCTTCCCCGAGTCATCCGTCAGAACTTCGGTGACTCCCAGGTCGATTCCCGCCTCTTCCTCCCCGGCCGGGTAGGTCTTTGGTTCCCGGCTCATGTGAATCTCCACCGCCTGTTCGTCCGGCAGCAGAACCACCCGCAGATTGCCCCTCAGCTTGTGAATCCCAGAAAGGGGGATCACGATCCTTTTTCCCGGGGACAATCCCATCACCGCCACATACTGCCGGTTGCCCACCATGAACACTCGGTACATCTGTTGATCCACAACAAAACTCCGGGCTTTCCTGACCCGCGGCCTCTTTCCCAGGATCCGGCGAAACAGCCGCTTCAGCCCGTGGCGGACCTTCTTCCGCCCGGCCGGCTCCAATTCGGTCTTTTTCCCGGCCAGATCCTCATCCCGAAAAATCGCCTCAATCTTTCTCCAATCCCGGGGCCTGTCCCCGAACTTGTCCAGCAACCAGAAGGCGTAATCCCGTTCCTTCGGGGTTAACCCCCCGTTGCGGTGAAGACGGTCCCGCACCTCGGCAATCGCCGCTTCCCACTGTCGCTCCAAGGTCCATAAGGCGTCTTCCAAAGCCAGCTTCCACTGCCGAGCCTGAAGACCAAAGGGACTCACAAACCCGGCGGCCACCCGTTCATCTCGAATTCTCCGTTTATACCCCAGATCCTTGAGGTACTTCACCTGCGCGTACTCCACCAAGAAGGCGTCCTTCTGCCGGGAATACGCCTCGGCCACTTCGACGATCTGCCTCCATTTCTCACGATTCAGCGGCAGGCTCTTTTGTCGGATCGTCTGTCGCACCGGATAGTTCCTCCCGAACGGCTTTGGTCAGTTTCCGCGCCCTGTAGGTTCGTGACCCGTAGAGTTTTGTTGCAAAATACTGGACAATGCTTATTAAATCTTCGGCCAGTTCCTGGGCCGGTGACATGTCCTCGGCCTTGTTGACCACCAGAATCTCGCAACCGAACCGTGCAAACAGGTCCTCCAAGAAATCAAACCCAAACCGGACCAGCCGGTCCTTGTGAGCCACTTCCCAACGCCTGATAGAACATATCCTCGGTGTATCTGCGCTTGTTGGTGGGAGTTCGCAAAGGCACCAGCTTGCCTTCCCTGTCCCACGCTCGAAGTGTGGAGACGCTGACGCCGAGTTTCTCCGCAAACTCTCGAATCGAATAGAGCTTCACCTGAACATCACCCTATATCAAATTCTATCAGGTGACGTTGATTTTCGGCAAATCACTTCTCTTCTTCATAGAAGGCCAAAAGCTGTCTTCAACCTCCTGCGGGATCGGGTAAGACAACGTTAGTTTCAGTGATCGCCCGGGCGGGGTGCCGGTGCCCAGAACCCCCGGGCCCGGGTGACTACTTCGTCGGCTTGTCGGCCTCAAAATGTTTGAGAAACCCCTTGTTCAGCCATTCACCGCCGTCCAGGGTCACCACCTCGCCGGTCATGAAACCGGCGTAATCGGAGACGATGAAGGAGGCAAGCCTGGCGACCTCTTCGGGCTGGCCGAACCGCCCTGCTGGGATCTCTTGTTTCAGGCGTTCCTCGATCGTCTTGGTCGGCCACAGCTTTTCTGCTCCGCCCGTGTGCTCAATGGGCCCCGGGGCGATGGCGTTCACCCGGATGCCGTATCTGGCCCATTCCACCGCCAAGGTTCGGGTCATGGCCACGACCCCGGCTTTTGCCGCAGCCGAGTGGACGGTGCCGGGTCCGCCCGTCCAGGAGTAGGTGGCGACGATGTTGAGGATGTTTCCACCTCGCCCGGATTCGATCATCTCTTTTCCCATCGCCCGGGAGCAGTAGAACGTTCCGTTGAGGACGATGCCGACCACGGCGTTCCACCCGTTGACCGACAACTGTTCGGCCGGGCAGACGAAATTGCCTGCGGCATTGTTGACGAGGATATCGATTTGGCCGAAGGCTTGGTTCGTTTCCGCCACCCAACGATCGACGTCGGCAGGATTGCGGACATCCCCTGCGACGGCCAACACCCGGGCACCCGGGGTGCGGCTGAGAAGATCCTGGGCGGCGGCATTCAAGCGTTCTTCATTGCGTCCGGTGATGACGATGTGGGCGCCAAGCCGGGCGAATTCGCCGGCGATCGCCTTTCCCAGCCCAGAACTGCCTCCGGTGATCACCGCGACGCGATTTTTTAACGTATCAGGACTTAACATGGGCGATTCTCCTTTTAAGAGTGATAGGGAAGGGATATCGATCGAGTTGATTCATTAGATTCGAGAGGACCGGTCGATTTTCCTGCCAGAACGACCGTTTGGTTGCAGGGGTTTAGGCAACAGTCCGTTGACGGACGGGATACGGACACGTAAGATGATAGCAGGAAACCTGATCGAACGCTCGCTCGGTATTTGGCCGACCGAAGAAATGTCGGAAGGAGGGGGGCGGGATGTGCCCGAAAAAGCACATTCCCTCGGCGGTCAAGGATCCTAAACTGATCGAAACCCGAAGACAGCAGATCGTGGCCGCCGCGGTGAATCTCTTTGTGGAAAAAGGGTTTCACGGCACCACCACCCGGGAGATCGCCCGGGAGAGCGGACTGAGCATCGGAGCCCTTTATGAATACGTGGAGTCCAAAGAGGACGTGTTGTACCTGGTTTGCGACAATATCCACACCACCCTGGAGACGCGGCTCCGGCGAACCCTCACGGAGGCGGGCAACGCTCGGGAGAGCTTGCGGTCGGCCATTCGACAGTATCTGTATGTGATGGACGATATGCAGGACGATGTGCTGCTCATCTATCAAGAAAGCAAATCTTTGCCCTTGGAGGCCCTGCACTTTGTGCTGGGAAAAGAAGAGCAGATTACCGGGATATTTGCCGACATTTTGCGCCGGGGCATCGAGGACGGCAGTCTTCGCCTGGACCCCGGGGCGGTGACGCTGATGGCCCATAACATCATTGTGCTCGGTCAGATGTGGGCCTTTCGCCGGTGGGCGTTGCAGCGGCACTATACGCTGGAGGAGTACATCCGGGTTCAGACGTCCCTCTTGCTCAATGAACTCATGAGTCCCGACGAGACCGATGACACAGATACACAGGTTAAAAAAGAAGAGGGGGAAGCTGTCCGTGGAAACTGAAGTGTATCGGCCGCAGCACCAGGTGCGTTTCGTGACGGCCGCCAGCTTGTTCGACGGCCACGACGCGGCGATTAACATTATGCGACGGCTGTTGCAACGCTCCGGAGTGGAGGTGATCCACCTCGGGCACAACCGCTCTGTGGAAGAAATCGTGAATGCCGCCATCCAAGAAGACGTGCAGGGGATTGCCGTCAGTTCTTACCAAGGCGGGCATATGGAATTCTTTAAATACATGTATGATCTCCTGCAAGAGCGGGGAGCGGGGCACATCCTGATTTTCGGCGGCGGCGGGGGGGTGATCATTCCCGAGGAGATTCGCGAACTCGAAGCATACGGCATCGCGAAGATTTTCTCCCCCGAGGACGGTCGGGAGATGGGGCTTCAAGGGATGATCAATTATATGATCCGCTTGGCGGATCACCCCACCCCCACCCGGTTGGCCGAGTCAGGGGTGGAGGTGCCCCTCACTCCCACCGAGGTGCGCCGGGTGGCCGAGTGGATCACCTTGGCGGAACGCCGGGTGGTGGAGAAACATCCGGAATGGGACGAGATCTTCGCCCGGCTGCGGGAAATGCGCCGGCCCGTTCCCGTGGTGGGAGTCACCGGGACCGGGGGTGCGGGCAAAAGTTCGTTAACCGATGAATTGCTTCGCCGGTTTTTGCGCGTTTATCCTGATAAAACTTTTGCCGTCCTCAGCGTGGACCCATCCAAACAGAAAA is from Kyrpidia tusciae DSM 2912 and encodes:
- a CDS encoding RNA-guided endonuclease InsQ/TnpB family protein translates to MEYAQVKYLKDLGYKRRIRDERVAAGFVSPFGLQARQWKLALEDALWTLERQWEAAIAEVRDRLHRNGGLTPKERDYAFWLLDKFGDRPRDWRKIEAIFRDEDLAGKKTELEPAGRKKVRHGLKRLFRRILGKRPRVRKARSFVVDQQMYRVFMVGNRQYVAVMGLSPGKRIVIPLSGIHKLRGNLRVVLLPDEQAVEIHMSREPKTYPAGEEEAGIDLGVTEVLTDDSGKKYRPEYGQALQEMSDHVLDKGRKRQKLWALYRKNRERDPGKARRIRRHNLGLVKQHKRHRRYRAWCENEINRAFRAFFRERRPRVIAYEDLSHLRGKARNKGLSRKVSQWQRQAIRERLEYLCHVYCITDPGPVNAAYTSQTCPCPGCGWVDGKNRNGDSFRCQKCGYEGDADHVAATNVKGRLRDQEITKYTPHKEVKRILLKRYWENHA
- a CDS encoding PepSY domain-containing protein; amino-acid sequence: MIKPRLLAVGAALLVAGLGTSVSALAAEGPQFTAPVHGRAQWDIDWDEVHSSVQLTDAQKKQLRVTIEQAYQQALMPHAKITAKQAGEAALKAEPKGMVTEVKLHSVHGNVVYLVHMNREGARSLVVVDAGNGNVLVHKTMMKAHGDD
- a CDS encoding pyridoxal-phosphate-dependent aminotransferase family protein translates to MNEKRIPQRILLGPGPSDCHPEVLKAMATPLVGHLDPVFLEQMNETMQRLREVFQTRYPLTLAMSGTGSAGMETVFVNALEPGDRVVIGICGAFGERMVDVASRTGAEVIQVRAPWGRTVDPGQIQEALKNHPGVKAVAVVHAETSTGVLQPLEEIGRLARDHGALFLVDAVTSLGGVPVPVEEAAIDACYSGTQKCLSAPPGLSPATFSPKFEEALERRKRKVQSWYLDLTMVRQYWGSERFYHHTAPITMMYALHEALGLLLEEGLESVFRRHWVNGRALQAGLEAMGLQLYADAGHRLPQLTSVWIPEGVEDTLVRNRLLNEYGIEIGGGLGEVKGRVWRIGLLGHSSRRRNVLLLLSALEQILRSVGYSVESGIGCQAAEGAYRDFLAKE
- a CDS encoding S-layer homology domain-containing protein; protein product: MRERWNAGRYGGWIRLSVAGALAAMTVTRAGVGLAAGEAPSFPDVRPGDWYYPAVSDLANRGIVHGSTDGRFHPEASVTRAEFTAMAIQAFGYHYTVLQGAQPKQVFSSQSDAIAYASQFDHAFVRDNQTGAVVWNNYPSSDQSQLQRDSTYSHFSDVPYGAWYWPVVEGAWAANVVHGVGGGQFAPDAQIERQDMAALLINALRLSGVDPGKDVLQPFGDAGQLSTYAVVPVAMAVKVGVVSGDDKRLLHPKDPASRADAAAMIDKALQIPPDQLQAWQTRTIQQLQAVPQQVKLSLGQTQKIVALALRQDGEAIPVSVDWQVEGNVGTIQGGELQAKQAGSGTVIGTLTTADGRTLTTKIPVTVDASVPVQVELAVTPSVSLVPGGQAHIQVTLRDPAGQLVPGEVDLNVSVSDPSKGHLDTTKAVVTGGIGDLGTFTAGPQYGPVQVRADIATQGWKGSGQVTLNVVKVQNPVNGKGIWGTWVEWGTSGYDPDRIVQTSKQAGAKYIYLIVRNQPGEGTIRPESKAMLDAIVPRAHAAGIPVIGVVYLVDDPALDSGRMLTVAKYATPTGERVDGLAADIEESPTSESISGTMIPVRQALGPDYPIIAVTYPPHISSAWQRSATYPWSTFGQYFTMISIMDYWHYEDRAYTADEVRNEIYNEAKAAAALTGRPVEVIGQAYRMNTASGKPFATVPTGEEITAAMQAAKDAGASAFSLYRWDTATPEELSAFHNFSW
- a CDS encoding TetR/AcrR family transcriptional regulator, giving the protein MCPKKHIPSAVKDPKLIETRRQQIVAAAVNLFVEKGFHGTTTREIARESGLSIGALYEYVESKEDVLYLVCDNIHTTLETRLRRTLTEAGNARESLRSAIRQYLYVMDDMQDDVLLIYQESKSLPLEALHFVLGKEEQITGIFADILRRGIEDGSLRLDPGAVTLMAHNIIVLGQMWAFRRWALQRHYTLEEYIRVQTSLLLNELMSPDETDDTDTQVKKEEGEAVRGN
- a CDS encoding NUDIX hydrolase, producing the protein MRHSVLVFICALEPLRVLLLKRTAERGGWWQPVTGHVESGERPEEAAGRETREETGWMPDRLIRTPWTAQFEHLGQTYRHTVWIACCPRPFVPHLSSEHTDSRWVDPGRAEKMLFWPDNRELLFRVTDWLERQRRMDGGIT
- the fabI gene encoding enoyl-ACP reductase FabI, with the translated sequence MVGLLDGKKALVMGVANDRSIAWAIAKALADQGAELIFTYQGERLERRVRELAEQIPGSLLFPCDVSRDEDLDALKLVLDQQVGALHVLVHSIAFAKTEELSGLYVDTSREGFAIAQEISVYSLTAVLQRLRGLLAKEGGSVITMTYMGSERVMPNYNVMGVAKAALESSVRYLAEDLGPDGIRVNAISAGPIRTLSAKGIKDFNSILKIIEEKAPLRRNTDPAEVGDTAVFLASSMSRGITGEIIHVDNGYHIMGV
- the fadH gene encoding 2,4-dienoyl-CoA reductase, giving the protein MLSPDTLKNRVAVITGGSSGLGKAIAGEFARLGAHIVITGRNEERLNAAAQDLLSRTPGARVLAVAGDVRNPADVDRWVAETNQAFGQIDILVNNAAGNFVCPAEQLSVNGWNAVVGIVLNGTFYCSRAMGKEMIESGRGGNILNIVATYSWTGGPGTVHSAAAKAGVVAMTRTLAVEWARYGIRVNAIAPGPIEHTGGAEKLWPTKTIEERLKQEIPAGRFGQPEEVARLASFIVSDYAGFMTGEVVTLDGGEWLNKGFLKHFEADKPTK